A segment of the Corynebacterium resistens DSM 45100 genome:
AGCATCATCGAACTTGCCAGTGTGGTGGCAATGCCCGAGGAGAGGGAGCGCGGTCGGCGTCGAAAAATTTCCGCCACAGCCACCGCAACCAAGGGAGTAAAGGCCAAGGCCCACCACGCCAGCCCAGGGTAAAACACCAGCGCCACCACACCCGCAAGTGCAGCACAGATTCCGTAGGCGATCATGGGCTTGGCGTATTCCGCTTTACGGCTGGCCGCCCGCGCCTTGGACCACAGTCCAAAAGCGAAGAAACTGAAATAGCCCACAATCCATGCCACCGCGATAGCGGGGATGGCCGAACGGTGTTCGATTTCGGAAGGACCTTCGTAGACCAAGGCGATCACGGTGCCCACCAGCAGCGGAGCTATCAACATCGCCCACGCGCCGTGCTGGTTGGGAACCCATGGGTTGATTCCACGTGGGCGACGGGAGGGCGGGCGCTGGCGAGAATTAGGGTTTGCGGGCCCGGCTAGGTGCTGCGAGGACATAGTGAGGTTATTGTAAACCCGTAACTGCAATGAGAGTTATCCGTGTACGGCGGAGCTGATGACTTTCCCTGTGACGCCTCATTGCTAGGTATCCCGAAACGAGGAGTTTGAATCCACGTGGCATCCAACGAGCCGGCGCAGATCGCGGAACCCAGGCAGGCGGAATCCCAACGGCACACCCAAGCAAGTCCCCGCCGCGTGGGCATCATGGGCGGTACTTTCGATCCCATTCACAATGGCCACCTTGTGGCCGGGTCCGAAGTGGCGGATATGTTCAATCTGGACGTGGTGGTTTACGTGCCCACTGGCCAGCCGTGGCAAAAGAAGGGCAAGAATGTTTCCGCAGCGGAAGACCGCTACCTCATGACGGTAATTGCGACGGCATCTAATCCGAGTTTCGAAGTCTCCCGTGTGGATATCGAGCGGGAAGGTGATACGTTTACTATCGATACGCTCACCGATATGCGGCAGATTTATCCAGACGCGGAACTGTTTTTTATTACAGGTGCCGATGCACTCAATAAGATCGTGACGTGGCGGGATTGGGAAGCGATGTTCGAGCTGGCACATTTTGTTGGTGTGACTCGGCCGGGGTATTCACTTTCTTTTTCTGACGCCGAAACCTCCCCGCTCAAACAGGAACTGGATGCTGGAAGGCTGCGCTTGGTGGAGATTCCTGCGATGGCCATTAGCTCGACGGATGTCCGTGAGCGCTCCGCCTCGGGCCGTCCAGTGTGGTACTTGGTGCCCGATGGCGTGGTGCAATACATCGCTAAGCACCGCATGTATGTGCGCTAACATAGCTAAAAAAGAGATTTTCGAAAGGCTGACCGTTTGACTGCCCACGCAGATTCAATTGCATTGGCGGGCTTGGCTGCCCGCGCCGCTGCTGACAAGCTGGCGGAGGATATTTTGGTTATCGATGTTTCCGAACGTCTTGCGATTACCGATTGCTTCGTTATCGCGTCCGGTGATAATGAGCGCCAAGTTAACGCGATCATCGATGAGGTTGAAGATCAGCTGAACGATGAAGGTGTGAAGCCCACCCGCCGCGAAGGTAGGGGAGAGGGCCGCTGGGTCCTGCTGGATTACGGCGATATTGTGGTGCACGTTCAGCGTAAAGACGAGCGTGAATTTTACGCACTCGATCGCTTGTGGCGCGATGCGCCACAGATCGAGGTCGAGGGCGTGGAACAGATCGACCGTGGTCCAGCATGGGACTCCCAGGAAATGGATGAGCGGGATGCAGTCAGTGTTGAGGAGCTCCCTCTGGCTGGCCCCACGCCGGATGCGGACGAACTCTAATGACCGCTGCCCGCGTGGCTGATCGCCGCCTGGTGCTTATCCGGCATGGCGAAACTGAATACAACGCGACTGGTCGCATGCAGGGACAGCTCGATACTGAATTGAGTGCCGTGGGGCGTGATCAAGCGCGCGTAGCCGCTGAGGTGCTGGCCGGTTGGAACGTGTCACGCGTCATCGCAAGCGATTTGAGCCGTGCGGAGGAAACCGCCCGGATTCTTGCGCAACCTTGGGGGATTGAGGTCGAAACTGATCGGCGCCTGCGGGAAACGGATCTCGGGGCGTGGCAGGGGGCGTCGCACAGAGAGGTTGACGCAGCCTACCCGGGCCAACGGGCGTATTGGAAGCACGACCCAGAGTGGGCACCACCGCAGGGAGAAACCCGCATGCAGGTGGCGGAACGGGCTTTCGCGGTAGTGGATGAAGTTATGCGTGGCGATGACTTCGACCGCGGTGTGGTTGTGATGGTCGCTCACGGTGGAACGATTGGTGCGTTGACAGCACGATTGTTGGAATTGCCGGCAAGCCATTCCCTAGTCTTCTCCGGGCTGGGCAACGTGTGTTGGTCACAGCTGCTTGCCCGGCCGCAATTCGTCCGTAACCAAGGCGATTCCAGCGCACCGGCGATCGATGGTTCCACCGTGCCCTTGGTTCCAAGCAGCGATGAGCAGTGGTGGAAGACCCCGAAGTGGCAGCTAGAGGGCTGGAATGTGCACGCGAATGCTGCCGCCCCCGCCGGGGCGCCAAGCCCGGATGAGGGAGGGGATGCGAACAGCAGCAACAGCAGCAGTCAAGATCTTGGTGGAGGTGCATAGCGATGGCGGTTCAAGTTGTCACTGATTCCACTAGTTGTCTGCCTGCTGAACTGGCTGCCGCTGCGGGCGTGACTGTCGTGCCGATCCATGCGGACGGCAAAGGGGTGGAGCGGACTACCGCTGGGCTGAGCGCTATGGAGTTGACGGCGCAATATGCACGTCTGCTCGAACGCAGTGGCGACGAAGGCGTGGTGGCGCTACATATCGCTAAAGGTCTGAGTGCAACGTGGAGCAACGGAACCACCGCTGCTGGTGTTGTTGGCGATGCTGTGCGAGTCATTGATACAGAATCGGCGGGAATGGTCATTGGCTATGCCGCCCTGGCAGCCGGAGAATGTGCACAGCAAGGTGGAACGGTCGATGAAGTAGAAGCCGCAGCGCGCGAGACCCTCGAATCTGCACGTCTGTGGCTGTACGTCCACCGCATTGATGCACTTCGCAAGGGCGGACGGCTTTCGACTGCCCGCAGTCTGTTCACTTCGGCCTTGGCTTTTAAACCCATTTTTGAAATATCCGGTGGCAAGCTGACGTTAGCTGCCCGTTCTCGCACGCAGTCCAAGGCTATGGATCGCTTGCTTGCGTTGGTGGTGGAGCAAGTGAAAAACGCTACCGTGGAGATTTCTCCAGAGGATGACCCGGCGGCCGCGCCCACGCCTTCGATGCGTGTGGCCGTGCACTATGCCGAGGATCCGGAGGTTGCCGCAGAATTATTGGCTCGGATTCAAGTAGCTGTGCAGGAGCTTGGGGAGACTGAAGCCGAAGCAGCTGAAGGTGCCTCTACTTTTGGTTCGACGCCACGTCAGCCCAAGGAAGGTAAGCCTGGGCGGCGCGGGGGCGTCGAGGTAGAAGATTCGGTAAAACCTGCGGTAAGGGAAGTGGTTAACGAAGTAGCGAGGTCCGCGACCACGTTCCTAGAGCGTGTGGTGGCCAGCCGTGCGGTGCAGAAGTTTACGGCGGTGGCAGAAGCTGAACATGCTGATTCGGAGGCCAGCGATTCGACTGCCGAGAATGCAGGAACGCAGTCTTCTGCCGAGAATTCGGGACCGCAGCCTTCTGCCGAGGAAGAGCCTGTTCAGGAGCCACGCGCGCACGTCGTTCCGAAGGTGGATTTGCACCTGGTGCCGATGGGCGAGGCTGTGCAGACTCATACTGGTGAGGGCGCTGTGGCGGTTTCCACGGTGCGATTACCTCCTAGAAAATAGTTGGTGGTTTGTTGAGCACCGGTAATCGTTGGGGTGCGGGTTGGGGTGCTGACTTGTGGACTTCCGCGATGTAGCGAGTATCCACAGCGGTGAAGTTTTCCACAAGCAACTGGGGGTTTGTTGTGGTGGCGCAAGGCAGGCCGGTTCATGGAATGGGCTGAGTCTGCTTAACTTCACTCCATGCGAAAGATGGGGGAAGGAAAAACAGCAACAGATTCCAGACATCGTGAAATGCTGCAGAAGCGGGTGGCGGAGCTAACTCAACCCATTGCTGAACATGAGATCGCAGAGTTGGATCTCGATACCCGGCAGGGGTTGACGCGCCGTACGGGGAGCATCGTCCTGATGGCTATCGTGCTGCTCGTTGCTGTGGTGGGGGCGGTGCTGGGTATTCGGTTGTTGTTCAGTGGGGATAGTCCCCAAGGCAACGCCGGTGGTGAGGCGAAACCCCATGCCCTGAGCGTGCCCACCGATGGCGATGGGGCCAATTCGGAAAGTGATTCCGGGGCGCCACACGATAAGGCGGTGGTGGATGGCGCTGGTAGTGATGGCGCCCAGGCACAGGGAAAAGCAGCGGGAGCCGCTAATGAACCCCAAGGAGGTTCGGAACGAAATCCACCCGGAAATGGGATCATCGTGGTGAGTGTGCAGGGCATGGTCGCACATCCGGGGTTGCTGCGGGTGAAAAGTGGCTTGCGCGTGGGCGATGTGATTGAGCTGGCGGGGCCAACACATCCTCGGGCCCGACTGCATAACCTCAACCTTGCTCAGCAGGTAGCTGATGGTATGCAGATTGTGGTTGACCCTAAAGGCTCCACATTGGTGTTGGCAGTTACTCCTCACAGTGCTGACCCCTCATTAACTGACGCCCCCGGGTCACCCAGCCGGGCACAGCCAGGGGCGGAAGGCGCCAGTGGGCGAAGCAGTGCCGGGGGATCGCAGGCAGGTACTGGAACGTCAGCGGGGGAGAAAGCTACTGGCAAGGTCAATATCAACACCGCAGATCAATCATCGTTGGAGACCCTCAGTGGTGTGGGGCCAGCCACAGCAAAGGCGATTATCGAGTGGCGACAGGCCAATGGGAAGTTCCGTTCAGTTGAGCAGTTGATGGAAGTTCGCGGGATAGGGCCAGCCAAATTCGCGGCGATGAAAGATTCAGTGACGGTATGATCCTCGAACCAGCTGTCGCTGCCGCCCGTGACCCTCGCTCACCAGAAGCGATTAGGCAAAAACGTGGACTGGATCTGCGCCTTGTGCCGGTCGCAGCTGCCGTGTGGGGTGCTGTGGCGTGGACGGTAATGGCGCGATCGTGGACCCCAGTTGTTGGATGCGCAGTAACTGCAGCGTTTGCCGCCACGACATTGGTGATGGTTAACAAGCGCTGGCGGTTGTCGGGTGATCGAACGCCACGGCAACTGATGCGCCGCCACATAATTGGGTTTATCGGTTGGCAAATGCTTGTGTGGGCGATTGCTGCGGGGGTAGTTGCTGGAATAACGGCTGGGCGGATGGAGGTCATCAATGATCACCCGTGGATGGCTGCACGGGGGATAACACATTTTCGGGGTGATGTGACTATTGCGGGGTTGCCGAAGCAACTCGATAAGGGCCGGATCCAGGTGCCGGTGGACGTGCCTAGTTTGGGAACTCTGCCACTGTTCATGGACAGCGATGAGCTTCCCTGTCCGGAGGAAAGTGACGCAGAGCGCAGTGCGGGAACAGAGCG
Coding sequences within it:
- a CDS encoding YwiC-like family protein; the encoded protein is MSSQHLAGPANPNSRQRPPSRRPRGINPWVPNQHGAWAMLIAPLLVGTVIALVYEGPSEIEHRSAIPAIAVAWIVGYFSFFAFGLWSKARAASRKAEYAKPMIAYGICAALAGVVALVFYPGLAWWALAFTPLVAVAVAEIFRRRPRSLSSGIATTLASSMMLLVMVSTGEFPPLPWFFFNVPAEIWVLWLATALYYVGTIFYVKTMIREKGNAPFESLSRKYHLVALLLTALATLAAYIGDGQNLAGALLLITVMAGAWWRSMAIPAQARLNPTSWSPKKVGLWEVPLVMALIAAGVAVI
- the nadD gene encoding nicotinate-nucleotide adenylyltransferase is translated as MGIMGGTFDPIHNGHLVAGSEVADMFNLDVVVYVPTGQPWQKKGKNVSAAEDRYLMTVIATASNPSFEVSRVDIEREGDTFTIDTLTDMRQIYPDAELFFITGADALNKIVTWRDWEAMFELAHFVGVTRPGYSLSFSDAETSPLKQELDAGRLRLVEIPAMAISSTDVRERSASGRPVWYLVPDGVVQYIAKHRMYVR
- the rsfS gene encoding ribosome silencing factor, which encodes MTAHADSIALAGLAARAAADKLAEDILVIDVSERLAITDCFVIASGDNERQVNAIIDEVEDQLNDEGVKPTRREGRGEGRWVLLDYGDIVVHVQRKDEREFYALDRLWRDAPQIEVEGVEQIDRGPAWDSQEMDERDAVSVEELPLAGPTPDADEL
- a CDS encoding histidine phosphatase family protein, which encodes MTAARVADRRLVLIRHGETEYNATGRMQGQLDTELSAVGRDQARVAAEVLAGWNVSRVIASDLSRAEETARILAQPWGIEVETDRRLRETDLGAWQGASHREVDAAYPGQRAYWKHDPEWAPPQGETRMQVAERAFAVVDEVMRGDDFDRGVVVMVAHGGTIGALTARLLELPASHSLVFSGLGNVCWSQLLARPQFVRNQGDSSAPAIDGSTVPLVPSSDEQWWKTPKWQLEGWNVHANAAAPAGAPSPDEGGDANSSNSSSQDLGGGA
- a CDS encoding DegV family protein, with amino-acid sequence MAVQVVTDSTSCLPAELAAAAGVTVVPIHADGKGVERTTAGLSAMELTAQYARLLERSGDEGVVALHIAKGLSATWSNGTTAAGVVGDAVRVIDTESAGMVIGYAALAAGECAQQGGTVDEVEAAARETLESARLWLYVHRIDALRKGGRLSTARSLFTSALAFKPIFEISGGKLTLAARSRTQSKAMDRLLALVVEQVKNATVEISPEDDPAAAPTPSMRVAVHYAEDPEVAAELLARIQVAVQELGETEAEAAEGASTFGSTPRQPKEGKPGRRGGVEVEDSVKPAVREVVNEVARSATTFLERVVASRAVQKFTAVAEAEHADSEASDSTAENAGTQSSAENSGPQPSAEEEPVQEPRAHVVPKVDLHLVPMGEAVQTHTGEGAVAVSTVRLPPRK
- a CDS encoding helix-hairpin-helix domain-containing protein, whose product is MLQKRVAELTQPIAEHEIAELDLDTRQGLTRRTGSIVLMAIVLLVAVVGAVLGIRLLFSGDSPQGNAGGEAKPHALSVPTDGDGANSESDSGAPHDKAVVDGAGSDGAQAQGKAAGAANEPQGGSERNPPGNGIIVVSVQGMVAHPGLLRVKSGLRVGDVIELAGPTHPRARLHNLNLAQQVADGMQIVVDPKGSTLVLAVTPHSADPSLTDAPGSPSRAQPGAEGASGRSSAGGSQAGTGTSAGEKATGKVNINTADQSSLETLSGVGPATAKAIIEWRQANGKFRSVEQLMEVRGIGPAKFAAMKDSVTV